In Mycolicibacter virginiensis, the DNA window ACTGGACGGGCTGTCTGCCGACGGCACCATCCGGGTCCTGGTTGCCCACGGCGGCGTCGACGCGCTCGACCCCGACCCCGGCAACCCGGCGCTGGTTCGGCTGGCCGGCCTGCAAGACGCCCTGTCTCGCGGCGCAATCCACTACGTCGCCTTGGGGGACAAGCACTCTCGCACCCAGGTCGGGGACACGGGCCGCATCTGGTACTCCGGCTCCCCGGAAGTCACCAACTTCGACGACATCGAATCCGACCCCGGCCACGTGCTGGTGGTCGACATCGACGAGGCCGACGGCACCGTTCGCGTGGACTCCCGCCACGTCGGCCGATGGCGGTTCATGACGCTGCACCGCCAGCTTGACACCGGCCGCGACGTCACCGACCTGGACATCAACCTCGATCAGCTACCCGATAAGGAACGCACGGTGGTTCAGCTGGCCCTGACAGGTTCGCTCAGCGTCACCGACCGGGCCGCCCTCGACGTCTGCCTGGACCGGTATTCGCGCCTGTTCGCCTGGGTGGGCACCTGGAAACGTCACACCCACCTGGTGGTGGTTCCCGCTGACGGGGAATTCACCGACCTCGGAATCGGTGGTTTCGCCGCCGACGCGGTCGAGGAACTGGTCGCCGCCGCTCGCGGCGCCGACACCGGTGCCGCCGACGACGCCCACGCAGCGCTGGCGCTGCTGCTGCGCCTGGTCGATCGGGGAGTGGCATGAGGCTGCACCGGTTGGTGCTGACCAACTACCGCGGTGTGGCGCACCGCGAGATCGACTTCCCCGACCACGGCGTGGTGGTGGTCTCCGGCGCCAACGAGATCGGCAAGTCCTCGATGATCGAGGCGCTGGACCTGTTGCTGGAGTCCAAGGACCGCTCCGCCAAGAAGGACGTCAAACAGGTCAAACCCACCTACGCCGACGTGGGCGCCGAGGTCACCGCGGAGATCAGCACCGGCCCTTACCGTTTCGTCTATCACAAACGCTTCCACAAAGCCCCCCGGACGCAACTGACGATCGTCGAGCCGCGCCGCGAGCAGCTCACCGGCGACGAGGCACACGATCGAGTCCGTGCCATGCTGGACCAGACCATGGACACCGGCCTCTGGCAGGCCCAGCGGGTGTTGCAGGCGTCGTCGACGGCGGCGGTGGATTTGTCCGGTTGCGATGCGCTGTCTCGGGCGCTGGACGTCGCCGCCGGCGACACCGCCACCCGCAGCGGAACCGAGCCCGTTCTCATCGAGCGGATCGATGCCGAGTACGCGCGCTACTTCACCGGGACCGGGCGTCCCACCGGCGAGTGGTCCAGTGCCATCGCCGCGCTGGCCGACGCCGACGCCGAGGTAGCGCGGTGCGCCGAGCTGCTCGCCGAAGTCGACGATCGCGTGCACCGGCACGCCGAGCTGTCCGAACAGTTGGCGTACTTGACCGACGAGCAGGCCGCCGCGGACGCCCGGCACAGCACGGCGCAGGCCGCCGGCGCCGCAATCACCGAGTTACGCGGCCAGCTTCGCGATGCACAGTTGATGGCCACCGCGGCCAAAGCCACCGGTGCCGCGACCGACAGCGCTCTCGCCGAGCGGCATCGGCAGCGTGACGAACTCGAATCCCGGGCGGCTGCGATCAGCCTGCTGGACCACGAGATCGACATCGCGGCCCAGGCGCAGGCCGCCGCTGATGCCGAGGCCACCGCCGCAGACGCCGTCGCGGCCGATGCCGCCCAGGCCGTGGTCGCCGCTACCGAGCGCGCCGCATCGGCCCGCCGCGTGGTCGATCAACTCGCCGCTCAAGAGGAGGCGGACCGGCTCGCTGACCGGATCGCCCGGCTGGAAGCCACCGAAGGCCAGCTCGCCGTGGTGGCGGCCGAGCTGGCGCAGATCACCGTAACCGAGCCGATCCTGCGCCGAATCGAAGCGGCGTCGGCGGCCTGCGACCGGAGCGAGGCGTCGCTGGCCGCGATCTCGGCGACACTGGAACTCACCGCGGTCGCCGACATCGATCTGACGATCGCCGGGGAACCCACCCCACTGCCCGGCGGCCAGAGTTGGTCGGCCACCGTCACTGACGGCATCGAGGTCGATCTGCCCGGCCTGCTACGTGTGCTCGTCCGCCCGGGCGACAGCGCGCGTGAAGCCGGCGTCAAACATGCTGCGGCACAGGCCGAACTCGCGGATGCCCTGGCGGCGGCCGGCGTGACTGATCTGGCGGAGGCGCGGTGCGCCGACCAGCGGCGCCGGGAACTGCTGGGCAGCCGCGACCAGTTGGCCGCCGCGCTGGCCGCGCTGCGCGGTGACGAGGAGATCGAGGCGTTGCGGGCACGGCTGACACGACTGCGCGGCGAGCATGGCGAGATCCCGACCGGGATCACACCGGAGCAGGCCCGCGCCGATCGTGACCAGGCTGAGGCACTGCGGGCGCAGGCCGCCACCGACTGCGAAGCCTTGCGCCGCGCCGCTCAGGAGACTGCGGCCCGTCGCACCGAAGCTGCCACGCGGCTGACGCTGCTGCGCGAGAAGGTTGCGGCGCAGCGTGGTGAGTTGGAGGCGGTCCACCAGCGTCTCGCCGCACAGCGGGCAACGGTCAGCGATGACGAGCTCGCGGCTACCGCCGACTCCAACGTTCAGGCGTTGCGCACCGCCGAGCAGCGGGTGACCGAGCTGTCCGAACAGCTGGGCGCCGCCGCCCCCGATGCGATCGACGCTGAACTCGCCGCAGCGCAGGCCGCGGCGCAGGAAGTGCGGGCCCGGCACGCCGAGACCACCCGCGCGCTGCACGAGGTGGAGGTCGAGCTCGCCGTGTTCGGCACCCAGGGCCGGCGGGGTCAGCTCGACGCCGCACAGACGGCGCGGGAACACACTGCGGCCGAACACGATCGGATCGGGCGTCGGGCACGCGCCGCGGCGCTGCTGCGGTCGACGATGATTCGTCACCGCGACGACACCCGCCGGCGCTACGTCGAGCCGTTCCGTGCCGAGATCCAGCGGCTGGGCGCTCACGTATTCGGCGCCGACTTCGAGGTCGACGTCGACACCGACCTGAAGATCTGCGCCCGCACCCTCGGTGGTCGCACCGTGCCCTACGAGTCGCTGTCTGGCGGCGCCAAGGAACAGCTGGGCATCCTGACCCGGCTGGCCGGGGCGGCGCTGGTGGCCAAGGAGGACAGTGTTCCGGTGGTGATCGACGACGCGCTCGGCTTCACCGACCCGGACCGGCTGGAGAAGATGGGCGCGGTGTTCGACGCGGTGGGCTCGAACGGCCAGGTGATCGTGTTGACCTGCGACCCGGATCGCTATCGCAGCGTCATCGATGCCCACCGCATCGACCTGACCGCCTGATCCCTGGAGTTATCGGGCGCCGAACCAGGTGGTCAAGGCGTCGCCCAATCCGGCGGCTGACCCGTCGCCGACCCACGCGACGTGGCCGTCCGGTCGGATCAGCACGGCATCGGGTGCCGCTACAGCGCCCAGCACCGGCAGCTCCCATGGGCCGTCGTAGTCGGCATCGAGCGCCGCTACCCGGTCAGCCCACGGGCTGATATCGAAATCCCAAGGGGCGCCGAAGTTCAGCAGAGCGCCGCGACCTTCGTGGAGCAGCGTGAAAACTCCCACGGTGCCGGCCGGCGTCGACACCTCCAGATCAGGCATCCGTCGACCCACCAGCGGATGACCGCCGCCGAGATCGTAGTGAATGTCCAAGCCGCACATCATTGCCGCGATCCGCCGGCGCGGCTCGTCGAGACTGAGCAGTTCGGCGATGGTGTCTCGCAAGGCGTCCACCCGCGGGCCGGGCTCCAGCAGTGTGCTCTGGGCCATGGTGTTGTGCAGGACGCGGGCGCCGACCGGATGACGCTCGGCGTGGTAGCTGTCCAGCAAGTCCTCGGGTGAGGTCCCGGCGAGCACCTGAGCCAGCTTCCAGCCGAGGTTCACCGCATCTTGAACGCCGGTGTTGAGGCCCTGCCCGCCTGCCGGGGAATGCACGTGGGCGGCATCGCCGGCCAGTAACACCCGCCGGTCCCGGTAGCGTTCGGCTTGCCGGGTCACGTCGGTGAACCGACGGACCCAGCGGACATTGTGCAACCCGTAATCGGTGCCGCGCCGCGAGATCAGGGCCCGGCTGACATCATCGGGCGTCGGCTCCTCGCTGGACTCCAGCTCGGGCGCGGTGACCATTACCCGCACCGGCCCGCCGGTCTCGAGGCGGAAGAACGAGTGGATGCCGACCTCGTCGCGGTGCAGGCCCCAAGGCGGCTCGTCGGCCAGGTCGCCCTCGGTGATCAGGCAGATGGCCGTCGGGTCCCAACCGGGGAACGCGATTCCGGCCATCTTGCGGATCTGGCTGCGCCCACCGTCGCACCCGACCAGGTAGGCGGCGCGCAGCGTAGTGCCGTCGGAGAGTTCGACGTCGACGCCGGAGTCGTCCTGGGCGAAGCCGATCACGTCGCGGCCGTGGTAGATCCGCACACCCAGTTCGTTGACCCAGTCGGCGAGGGTGCGCTCGACGCGGTACTGCGGCAGGCCGACGGTGTAGTTGTGCCGAGTCGGCAAGTCGCTGATGTCCAACATGATCCACGCGAAGTGACAGATCTGGCCGATGCGCCCCTGTGCCAGGAACCGGTCGACGATTCCGCGCTGGTCGAGGATCTCGATGGTGCGCGGCGTGATACCGCCCGCCCGCGACCCGGTCAGGTCATGGCCGTCGCGTCGCTCGACGATCACGACGTCGACCCCGGCCAAGGCCAGTTCGCCCGCCAGCATCAGCCCGGTCGGGCCGGCCCCGACGATCACCACCTGATGCCCGGTCATCAGTCCTTGAGGAATCCGATCACGGTGTAGTCCAGATCCGCCAGGCCCGGCGCCCCGAAGTTGGCCAGCGAACTGCGCACCGCGACATTACCGGTGGTCTGAATCAGGGGCAGGCTGAATCCCTCGGCCCACAGCAGGCTGTCGACCTCGTTGGCCCGGGCGCGAGCCAGCGCCGGATCGAGTGCCTCCAGTGTCTCCTCGATCTTGGCGTCGATGGCTGGGCTGCCGATCTTGCCGAAGTTGGCCTCCCCGTAGGAGGCGGAGATCTGGTTGAGCCCGGCCAGCGGGAAGGCGTCACCGACCCAACTGAATTGGGCGATGTCGAAGTCGCCGACGTTGACGTAGTCGGTGAAGAAGCCGCCCCCGGCCTTGGCGTCCAACTGCAGCTTGACCCCGATTTGGGCCAGGTTGTGCTGGGCCACTTGGGCGAACTGCCGCGTGCTCGATGCGTCGTAGAACAGGTGGCGGATCACCAGCGGGCGACCGTTCTTCTCCCGGAACTTGCCGTGCAGTGTCCAGCCGAGCTCGTCGAGTTCGCGTGCGGCGCGCTCGGGGTCGTAGGCCACCACCGCGCTGTTGTCCTGGTAGCCCTCCTGGCCGGCGACGTAGATGTGGTTGTTCAGCGGCACCGGGTCGGCGGTCAGGCCGCGCTGGGTGACCTTGGCGATGGTGGACCGGTCGATGCCGCGCATGACCGCCAGCCGCAGCGCCTTGTCGGACAAGATGGCGCCGGGTGCCCCGTTGAAGGTGAAGTGGTTCCAGGCCGGGGTCGGCGCCCGCCGGATCGCGATGCCCTCGGTGCGGCGCGCGATCGTCAACTGATCCAGGGTGGCTACCCCGGTGGCGTCGATGGTGTGGTTCTGCAGCGCCGGCATCCGGGCGGCCTCGTCGAGCACCAGGTAGGTGATGGTGTCGAGCTTCGGAGTCCGGCCCCACCAGGCGGGGTTGCGGGTCAAGGTGATCCGCTGACTGGTGCGGTCCAGCGTCGACAGTACGAACGGCCCGGCCGAGGGGCCCGGCTTGCTCAGCTGAGCCTTGTTGAAGGTCTGCGGGTCGCCGGTCATGCTGGCCGGCAACAGCATCGAGTTGCCCGCGAACATGCCCCGCCACTCGGCGTAGGGCTTGGCGAAGCGCATCACGGCCTGCCGGTCGTCGACGCCGCGGGTCACCGAGGCGACCCGCTCGGCGCCGTTGGTGGTCGCGATCGCGTACCCGCTGTCGGCGCCACTGGTGGCATGGATCTGGCTGGCGATGTCTTTCCAGGTGAGCGGTGTCCCGTCGCTCCACACCGCTTTCGGATTGATGGTGTAGGTGACCACCTGGGGGTTGGTGCCGGTCAGCTCCACACTGGTGAAGTAGTCGGTGTCCACCGTCGCCGAGCCGTCCGGGCCGATGGTGAATGCCCGCGGCATGGTGGCCTTGAGCATGGCGGCGTTCTCGGCCAGGTTGCCGTCGATGTGCAGCGGGTTGAAGTTCGGCGGGAACTGGGTCATCGACAGCCGCAGGTTGCCGCCGTCCCGCAGTTTCGCCGGGTCCTGCGGGTTGATGTCGCTGGCGGTGCCGACCGTGGCGGTGCCCTCGGGTGCGGTGATATCGACTGCCGCGCACCCGTTCAGCGCCAGGCCGGCAGCCAACACGGTGGCCACCACCCCGTTGACTCTGCGTCCACCAGGCACTCTTCTCGCACAACTCTTTGGTGAGCGCAGAGTCAACGTCATAGTCATAAGTGTGGCACCGCGGCCAAGAGACGCCGGGTGTAGTCGTGTTGGGGATCGCGGAACACCTGATCGGCCTCGCCCTGTTCGACGATCGCTCCGGCGTACATCACCGCGACCCGGTGCGCCAGGTGTTTGACCACCGAAAGGTCATGCGACACAAACAGGTAGGACAATCCGAGTTGCTGCTGCAGGTCCAGCAGCAGGTTGATGATGCCGGCCTGAATCGACACATCGAGTGCGGACACCGGTTCATCCAGTGCGAGGATCTTCGGCTGCAACGCCAGGGCCCGGGCGATGCCGATCCGCTGCTTCTGCCCGCCGGAGAACTCCGAGGGATAGCGCAGCGCGTCGCCGCGGCGCAGCCCCACCAGCTCTAGCAGTTCGGCGACCCGGGCATGGATGGCGGCCTTGTCGGAGCCGTTGGCGCGCAGGGGTTCCGCCAGCAGTTCGAACACCGGCAGTCGGGGATCCAGTGAGGCGACCGGATCCTGGAACACCACCTGCAGGTCACGCCGCAGGGCACGACGGCCGTCGCGCTTCAACGCGGCGACATCGGCGCCGAGCACTTCGATCGACCCGGACTGCGGCGCGGCCAGCTCCAGGATCTGGTGCAATGTGGTGGATTTGCCCGAGCCGGATTCGCCGACGATGCCCAGCGTGCGGCCCTGCTGCAACTCGAAGCTCACACGAGAGACGGCGCGCACCTCGCCGGCGCGGCGGCGCAGCACCCCCTTGGTCAGCGGGTAGGTCTTGACCAGATCGCGGACCCGCAGCACGGTGGGGGTTTCCGCCGCGACCGCAGCCGGCACTTCGGTGCGCACGCCATAGATGTCGGCAGCGCTGCGCCCGATGACCTGGTCGGTGTGAATGCAGGCCGCGGAATGGTTCTCCCCGACGCTGAGCAGTTCCGGCTCTGCCGCCAGGCAGTCGTCGGCGGCCAATGGGCAGCGCGGGGCAAAGGGACACCCCGCATCTATCCCGGCCGTCAATGACGGTGGGGCGCCCGGGATCGGCACCAGCCGGGTGCCCTGTGGGGCGTCCAGGCGGGGCACCGAACCCAACAGGCCGACCGTGTAGGGCATCCGCCGGTCGGAGTACAAGGCCTCGACCGGTGCGGCTTCGACCACCCGTCCGGCGTACATCACCAGGGCCCGGTCGGCGAATTCGGCGACCACTCCGAGGTCGTGGGTGATGATCAGTACCCCGGCACCGGTCACATCACGCGCTGTCTTGAGGACCTCGAGGATCTGGGCCTGCACGGTGACGTCGAGCGCAGTGGTGGGCTCGTCGCAGATCAGCAGGTCCGGGTCGCAGGCGATCGCGATCGCGATCACCACCCGCTGCCGTTCCCCGCCGGAGAGCTCGTGCGGAAACGCCCGCGCCCGTTGCTCGGGCCGGTTGATCCCGACCAGCTCCAGCAGCTCGACTGCCCGTCGGCGCGCCGCAGCGCGGCCCACCCGGGGCTGGTGCACTTCGATGGCCTCGGCGATCTGATCGCCCACGGTGTACACCGGTGTCAGCGCCGACATCGGATCCTGGAACACCATCCCGATCGAGGCGCCGCGGAACTTCGACATGGCGGTGTCGCCCAGCCCGATCAACTGCGTGCCCTGCAGGCGCACCGAACCGGACACCTGCGCATATTCGGGCAGCAGCCCCATCACGGCCATCGCCGCCGCGGATTTGCCTGAGCCCGACTCGCCGACCATCGCCACCACTTCGCCGGCGTCAACGTGGTAGCTGACGCCGCGCACCGCACGCACGGCGTCGCGGCCGGCGCCGAACGTCACGGCCAGGTCGGAGACTTCCAGCAGGGTGCTCATCAGCGGCCTCGCAGCGTCGCGGCGTCGGGGTCCAGGGCGTCCCGCAGGCCGTCCCCGGCGAGGTTGGCGCAGACCAGGATCGTGATCAACACCCCGGCCGGGAACAGGAAGACCCACGGGAAGGTGATGGCCGAGGCGGTGCCGTCGGCGATCAGGGTGCCCAGCGAGACGTCGGGCGGCTGGATGCCGAAACCCAGGTAGCTCAAACCGGTTTCGGCCAGGATCGCCACCGCGACGTTCAGCGCGGTGTCGATGATCAAGATGGACGCTACGTTGGGCACCACGTGGTCGATGATGATGCGCCGGCTGGAGACGCCCATATACCGTGCGGCCCGGATGAATTCACGTTCCCGCAGGCTCATGGTCAGCCCGCGCACCATGCGGGCGCTAATCATCCAGCTGAACCCGGCCAGCAACAGCACCAACAGGGCGATGTTGCCGCTGTTCTTGGTACGTGGGGTGATGATCGCGATCAGGATGAAGGCCGGCACCACCAGCAGCAGGTCGACCAGCCACATCAGCACCCGGTCGCGCCATCCACCGAAATACCCCGAGATCGCTCCGACGGTCGCGGCGATCACCGTGGAGATCAGCGCGACGCACACCCCGATCAGCATCGACTTCTGCATGCCGCGCAAAATCTGTGCCAGCAGGTCTTGGCCCAACGCGTTGGTGCCCAGCCAGTGTCGAGCTCCGGGCGGAACCAGCAGCGCGTCGTAGTCCAGGTCGGTGTAGGAGTAGGGCAGCAGGCCCGGCAGGGTGTAGCAGCCGACGAACATCACCGCGAGCAGTCCCAGCGCGCCGACCGCGCTGCGGCTGCGCAGGAACCGGCGCAGCACCAGGGTGCGCCGCGAGGCGAACTCGATCTCGGTACTCATGACACCCGCACCCGCGGGTCGAGCATCGCGTAGATGACGTCGGAGAGCAGCCCGGCCAGCAGCACCACGCCACCGGAGAACACCGTGATGGCCGCGACGATGTTGGTGTCCTGAGTCGCCACGCCCTGCACCACCCATTCGCCCATGCCGTGCCAGCCGAAGATCTTTTCGACGAACACCGCTCCGGTGACCAGCCCGGCCACCCCGTAGGCGAACAGTGTCGCCATCGGGATCAGCGCGGTGCGCAGCCCGTGTTTGAACAGCGCGCGACGGCGGGTGAGTCCCTTGGCCCGTGCGGTGCGGATGAAGTCCTGGCCGAGTACGTCGAGCATCGCGTTGCGCTGGTAGCGGCTGAAGCTGGCGGCCGCGCCCAACGCCAAGGTCAGCGACGGCAGCACCAGATGCTGCAGCCGATCGGCCAGCCCGGGCCAGAAGCCGGTGATCAGCCCGGGGGAGGTCTCGCCGGTGTAGTCGAACAGCTGGGCGCCCAGCGCCCAGTTCACCCGTAGTGCGCTGAGGATCACCAGGTTGGCCAGCACGAAGGTCGGTACTGAGAGCACTAGCAGCGCGGCCATGGTGATGACCCGGTCCGACAGTCGGTATTGGCGTACCGCCCCCCACGCGCCGGCCACCACGCCGATCGCGGTGCCGGCCAGGGAACCGACTACCAGCAGGCGCAGGCTGACTCCGACACGCCGGCCCAGTTCCCCGGAGACCGGCTGGCCGGTGACGGTGACACCGAAGTCGCCGCGCACCGCGTGCGAGGCCCAGTGCGCGTAACGCAGTGGAATCGGCTTGTCCAGGCCGAGCTCGGCGGCCTTGGCGTCGATCACGGCCTGCGGCGGACGTGGGTTGCGCTGCATGAGGCTGTCCAGCGGCGCGAAGGCCAAGGAGGTCAGGCAGAAGGTCAGAAACGAGGCGAGGCCCAGCAGCACCAGGTAGTTCAGCGCCCGGCCGGCCAGAAACCGCGTCATGGCCAAAAGGGTAGAGGTCGGCGCCGGAGCAGGCGTTGCCGGCAGAGCATTATCGAGTGATTTTTACCCGTGAAATCCGGGGGCTCCTTCACTAGGCTCCGCTGCACCGCGACAGAGGAGAAGACCTGTGACCGTCACCGATGACTACCTGGCGAACAACGCTGAATACGCGAAGACCTTCACCGGTCCGCTGCCCATGCCACCGAGCAAGCACGTCGCGATCGTCGCCTGCATGGACGCCCGCCTCGACGTCTATCGGGTGCTTGGCCTCAACGAGGGCGAGGCGCATGCCATCCGCAACGCCGGGGGTGTGGTCTCCGACGACGCGATCCGCTCCCTGGCGATCAGCCAACGGTTGTTGGGCACCCGGGAGATCATCCTGATCCACCACACCGACTGCGGGATGCTCACCTTCACCGACGACGACTTCAAGCGCTCCATCCTGGAAGAGACCGGCATCCGCCCAACCTGGTCGGCCGAGGCGTTCCCGGACCCGGTCGAGGATGTCCGCCAGTCGCTGCGGCGGATCAAGGCCAGCCCGTTCATCACCCAGACCACGTCGCTGCGCGGGTTCGTCTTCGACGTCGCCACCGGCAAGCTCGACGAGGTCACGCTGTAGCCCTCAGTGCCGAGCAGTCGCGAAAGCCCCCTCCAGGACGGGCCGGAGGGGGCTTTCGCGACTGCTCGCGGGCGAGGCCGCATAGATCACATTGACAGCAACACAGTGCGGCTGGTTGCATAGCCAGCCATAACCAACAAATATGGTAAGTCTCACCAAGATTATCGGGTATCTCTGGCAAGGAAGTCATGACCAGTAACGTCACTGCGCCCCCCGAGGCCGCCACGGCTGGGCACTATCAGCTCACGCATCTGCGCACCCTGGAGGCCGAGGCCATCCACATCATCCGGGAGGTGGCGGCGGAGTTCGAGCGTCCGGTGCTGCTGTTCTCCGGCGGCAAGGACTCCATCGTCATGCTGCATCTGGCCGTCAAGGCGTTCGCGCCGGGCCGGCTGCCGTTCCCGGTGATGCACGTCGACACCGGCCACAACTTCGACGAGGTCATCGCCGCGCGTGACGAGCTCGTCGCCCAGACCGGGGTCCGGCTGGTGGTCGCGTCGGTACAAGACGACATCGACGCCGGACGGGTGGTCGACGACGGGCCGTCGCGCAACCCGCTGCAGACCGTCACGTTGCTGCGGGCCATCCGCGAGAACAAGTTCGACGCCGCGTTCGGCGGTGCCCGCCGCGACGAGGAGAAGGCTCGCGCCAAGGAACGGGTGTTCAGCTTCCGTGACGAGTTCGGCCAGTGGGACCCCAAGGCCCAACGGCCCGAGCTGTGGAACCTCTACAACGGCCGGCATCGGGCCGGCGAGCATATTCGGGCGTTCCCGCTGTCGAACTGGACCGAGTTCGACATCTGGTCCTACATCGGGGCCGAGGAAATCGCGCTGCCGTCAATCTATTTCGCGCACCAGCGCAAGGTGTTCCGGCGTGACGGCATGCTGCTGGCCGACCACGAATTCCTGCGCCCCGTGGACGGGGAAGAGGTGTTCGAGACTTCGGTCCGGTTCCGCACCGTCGGCGACGTCACCTGCACGGGCTGCGTGGAATCCACGGCGGCCACCGTCGAAGAGGTGATCGACGAGACCGCGGTATCGCGGTTGACCGAGCGCGGGGCGACTCGCGCCGATGACCGGATCTCCGAAGCAGGCATGGAAGACCGCAAGAGGCAGGGGTATTTCTGATGGGTGCGGCAACCACGCTGCTTCGAATCGCCACGGCCGGATCGGTCGACGACGGCAAGTCCACGCTGATCGGACGGCTGCTGTTCGACTCCAAGGCCGTCATGGAGGACCAGCTGGCCTCGGTCGAGCGCACCTCCCGTGAGCGCGGCAACGACTACACCGACCTGGCCCTGGTGACCGACGGCCTGCGCGCCGAGCGCGAGCAGGGCATCACCATCGATGTCGCCTACCGCTATTTCGCAACGCCGAAGCGGAAATTCATCATCGCCGACACCCCGGGGCACATCCAATACACCCGTAACATGGTGACCGGCGCCTCGACCGCTCAGCTGGCGATCGTGCTGGTCGACGCACGGCACGGGCTGCAGGAGCAGTCTCGCCGGCACACCTTCCTGGCGTCGCTGCTGGGGATTCGCCACATCGTGCTGGCGGTCAACAAGATGGACCTGATCGACTGGGACGCCGAGAAGTTCGAGGCGATCCGCGACGACTTCCACTCGTTCGCCACCCGCCTGGACGTGCACGATGTGACGACTATCCCGATCTCGGCGCTGCTCGGCGACAACGTGGTGACCAAGTCGGACAAGACGCCCTTCTACGACGGTCCGGCGCTGCTGTCGCACCTCGAAGAGGTCTACATCGCCGG includes these proteins:
- a CDS encoding metallophosphoesterase family protein yields the protein MRFVHTADWQLGMTRHFLAGDAQPRYSAARRDAVAGLGALAKETGAEFVVVAGDVFEDNQLAPEVISQSLEAMRTIGIPVYLLPGNHDPLDAASVYTSALFTAECPDNVVVLDTAGVHQVRPGFEIVAAPWRSKRPTTDLAAAALDGLSADGTIRVLVAHGGVDALDPDPGNPALVRLAGLQDALSRGAIHYVALGDKHSRTQVGDTGRIWYSGSPEVTNFDDIESDPGHVLVVDIDEADGTVRVDSRHVGRWRFMTLHRQLDTGRDVTDLDINLDQLPDKERTVVQLALTGSLSVTDRAALDVCLDRYSRLFAWVGTWKRHTHLVVVPADGEFTDLGIGGFAADAVEELVAAARGADTGAADDAHAALALLLRLVDRGVA
- a CDS encoding AAA family ATPase, translating into MRLHRLVLTNYRGVAHREIDFPDHGVVVVSGANEIGKSSMIEALDLLLESKDRSAKKDVKQVKPTYADVGAEVTAEISTGPYRFVYHKRFHKAPRTQLTIVEPRREQLTGDEAHDRVRAMLDQTMDTGLWQAQRVLQASSTAAVDLSGCDALSRALDVAAGDTATRSGTEPVLIERIDAEYARYFTGTGRPTGEWSSAIAALADADAEVARCAELLAEVDDRVHRHAELSEQLAYLTDEQAAADARHSTAQAAGAAITELRGQLRDAQLMATAAKATGAATDSALAERHRQRDELESRAAAISLLDHEIDIAAQAQAAADAEATAADAVAADAAQAVVAATERAASARRVVDQLAAQEEADRLADRIARLEATEGQLAVVAAELAQITVTEPILRRIEAASAACDRSEASLAAISATLELTAVADIDLTIAGEPTPLPGGQSWSATVTDGIEVDLPGLLRVLVRPGDSAREAGVKHAAAQAELADALAAAGVTDLAEARCADQRRRELLGSRDQLAAALAALRGDEEIEALRARLTRLRGEHGEIPTGITPEQARADRDQAEALRAQAATDCEALRRAAQETAARRTEAATRLTLLREKVAAQRGELEAVHQRLAAQRATVSDDELAATADSNVQALRTAEQRVTELSEQLGAAAPDAIDAELAAAQAAAQEVRARHAETTRALHEVEVELAVFGTQGRRGQLDAAQTAREHTAAEHDRIGRRARAAALLRSTMIRHRDDTRRRYVEPFRAEIQRLGAHVFGADFEVDVDTDLKICARTLGGRTVPYESLSGGAKEQLGILTRLAGAALVAKEDSVPVVIDDALGFTDPDRLEKMGAVFDAVGSNGQVIVLTCDPDRYRSVIDAHRIDLTA
- a CDS encoding FAD-dependent monooxygenase, whose translation is MTGHQVVIVGAGPTGLMLAGELALAGVDVVIVERRDGHDLTGSRAGGITPRTIEILDQRGIVDRFLAQGRIGQICHFAWIMLDISDLPTRHNYTVGLPQYRVERTLADWVNELGVRIYHGRDVIGFAQDDSGVDVELSDGTTLRAAYLVGCDGGRSQIRKMAGIAFPGWDPTAICLITEGDLADEPPWGLHRDEVGIHSFFRLETGGPVRVMVTAPELESSEEPTPDDVSRALISRRGTDYGLHNVRWVRRFTDVTRQAERYRDRRVLLAGDAAHVHSPAGGQGLNTGVQDAVNLGWKLAQVLAGTSPEDLLDSYHAERHPVGARVLHNTMAQSTLLEPGPRVDALRDTIAELLSLDEPRRRIAAMMCGLDIHYDLGGGHPLVGRRMPDLEVSTPAGTVGVFTLLHEGRGALLNFGAPWDFDISPWADRVAALDADYDGPWELPVLGAVAAPDAVLIRPDGHVAWVGDGSAAGLGDALTTWFGAR
- a CDS encoding ABC transporter family substrate-binding protein; the protein is MTLTLRSPKSCARRVPGGRRVNGVVATVLAAGLALNGCAAVDITAPEGTATVGTASDINPQDPAKLRDGGNLRLSMTQFPPNFNPLHIDGNLAENAAMLKATMPRAFTIGPDGSATVDTDYFTSVELTGTNPQVVTYTINPKAVWSDGTPLTWKDIASQIHATSGADSGYAIATTNGAERVASVTRGVDDRQAVMRFAKPYAEWRGMFAGNSMLLPASMTGDPQTFNKAQLSKPGPSAGPFVLSTLDRTSQRITLTRNPAWWGRTPKLDTITYLVLDEAARMPALQNHTIDATGVATLDQLTIARRTEGIAIRRAPTPAWNHFTFNGAPGAILSDKALRLAVMRGIDRSTIAKVTQRGLTADPVPLNNHIYVAGQEGYQDNSAVVAYDPERAARELDELGWTLHGKFREKNGRPLVIRHLFYDASSTRQFAQVAQHNLAQIGVKLQLDAKAGGGFFTDYVNVGDFDIAQFSWVGDAFPLAGLNQISASYGEANFGKIGSPAIDAKIEETLEALDPALARARANEVDSLLWAEGFSLPLIQTTGNVAVRSSLANFGAPGLADLDYTVIGFLKD
- a CDS encoding dipeptide ABC transporter ATP-binding protein, which translates into the protein MSTLLEVSDLAVTFGAGRDAVRAVRGVSYHVDAGEVVAMVGESGSGKSAAAMAVMGLLPEYAQVSGSVRLQGTQLIGLGDTAMSKFRGASIGMVFQDPMSALTPVYTVGDQIAEAIEVHQPRVGRAAARRRAVELLELVGINRPEQRARAFPHELSGGERQRVVIAIAIACDPDLLICDEPTTALDVTVQAQILEVLKTARDVTGAGVLIITHDLGVVAEFADRALVMYAGRVVEAAPVEALYSDRRMPYTVGLLGSVPRLDAPQGTRLVPIPGAPPSLTAGIDAGCPFAPRCPLAADDCLAAEPELLSVGENHSAACIHTDQVIGRSAADIYGVRTEVPAAVAAETPTVLRVRDLVKTYPLTKGVLRRRAGEVRAVSRVSFELQQGRTLGIVGESGSGKSTTLHQILELAAPQSGSIEVLGADVAALKRDGRRALRRDLQVVFQDPVASLDPRLPVFELLAEPLRANGSDKAAIHARVAELLELVGLRRGDALRYPSEFSGGQKQRIGIARALALQPKILALDEPVSALDVSIQAGIINLLLDLQQQLGLSYLFVSHDLSVVKHLAHRVAVMYAGAIVEQGEADQVFRDPQHDYTRRLLAAVPHL